In Balaenoptera acutorostrata chromosome 19, mBalAcu1.1, whole genome shotgun sequence, the following proteins share a genomic window:
- the ZNF579 gene encoding zinc finger protein 579, with translation MDPQPPPPAQGSPPHRGRGRGRGRGRGRGRGRGRGGAGAPRAPLPCPTCGRLFRFPYYLSRHRLSHSGLRPHACPLCPKAFRRPAHLSRHLRGHGPQPPLRCAACPRTFPEPAQLRRHLAQEHAGGGVELAIERAAKEAAGSGWSPQDKGAEQPASAAAGAAEEEEAAARPETWSAGEPATLAAATSAEPRESEEEEAEAGAAELRAELALAAGRQEEKQVLLQADWTLLCLRCREAFATKGELKAHPCLRPEGEQEGEGGPPPRPKRHQCSICLKAFARPWSLSRHRLVHSTDRPFVCTDCGLAFRLASYLRQHRRVHGALSLLAPLPAAGKKDDKVSGGRTSGKGPEGGEGAECGGASEGGEGGQNGGDAAPARPPAGEPRFWCPECGKGFRRRAHLRQHGVTHSGARPFQCVRCQREFKRLADLARHAQVHAGGPAPHPCPHCSRRFSRAYSLLRHQRCHRAELERAAAAQQALQAQAPPSPPPPPPPPAGQEEEGLPLPIAHIKEEPPSPGTPPQPAPAPPVFLSASCFDSQDHSAFEMEEEEIDSKAHLRGLGGLAS, from the coding sequence ATGGATCCGCAGCCTCCTCCACCAGCCCAGGGCAGCCCACCTCACCGTGGCCGGGGCCGGGGTCGTGGCCGAGGCCGTGGTAGAGGCCGAGGCCGTGGCAGGGGGGGCGCTGGAGCTCCTCGggcgcccctgccctgccccacatGTGGCCGCCTCTTCCGCTTCCCTTACTACCTCTCCCGGCACCGGCTGAGCCACTCGGGCCTGCGGCCCCACGCCTGCCCCCTGTGCCCCAAGGCCTTCCGCCGGCCTGCCCACCTCTCGCGCCACCTGCGTGGCCACGGGCCGCAGCCCCCGCTGCGCTGCGCCGCCTGCCCCCGCACCTTCCCTGAGCCTGCCCAGCTCAGGCGCCACCTGGCCCAGGAGCACGCGGGCGGCGGGGTCGAGCTGGCCATCGAGAGGGCAGCCAAGGAGGCGGCCGGGTCCGGCTGGAGCCCGCAGGACAAGGGCGCCGAGCAGCCCGCCTCTGCAGCAGCGGGCGccgcggaggaggaggaggcggcggcgcggCCCGAGACGTGGTCCGCGGGGGAGCCGGCCACGCTGGCGGCCGCCACGAGCGCGGAGCCCCGCGAgtcggaggaggaggaggccgaggCCGGGGCGGCGGAGCTGCGGGCCGAGCTGGCGCTGGCGGCCGGACggcaggaggagaagcaggtCCTGCTCCAGGCCGACTGGACGCTGCTGTGCTTGCGCTGCCGGGAAGCTTTCGCCACCAAGGGCGAGCTCAAAGCGCACCCGTGCCTGCGCCCCGAGGGCGAGCAGGAGGGCGAAGGggggccccctccccgccccaagcGCCACCAGTGCTCCATCTGCCTCAAGGCCTTCGCCAGGCCCTGGTCGCTGTCCCGCCACCGGCTGGTCCACTCCACCGACCGGCCCTTCGTGTGCACGGACTGCGGCCTGGCCTTCCGCCTCGCCTCCTACCTCCGCCAGCACCGTCGCGTCCACGGCGCGCTCAGCCTCCTGGCCCCGCTGCCCGCGGCGGGCAAGAAGGACGACAAGGTGTCGGGCGGACGGACCTCAGGGAAGGGGCCCGAGGGGGGCGAAGGGGCAGAGTGCGGGGGCGCCTCGGAGGGTGGAGAAGGCGGTCAGAACGGAGGGGATgccgccccggcccggccccccGCCGGGGAGCCCCGATTCTGGTGCCCCGAGTGCGGCAAAGGTTTCCGGCGCCGGGCGCACTTGCGGCAGCACGGGGTGACCCACTCTGGGGCGCGGCCCTTCCAGTGCGTGCGCTGCCAGCGGGAGTTCAAGCGGCTGGCCGACCTGGCCCGCCACGCGCAGGTCCACGCGGGCGGCCCGGCCCCGCACCCCTGCCCGCACTGCTCGCGGCGCTTCTCGCGCGCCTACAGCCTCCTGCGCCACCAACGCTGCCACCGCGCCGAGCTGGAGAGGGCGGCCGCCGCGCAGCAGGCGCTCCAGGCCCAGGCCCCGCCGTCGCctccgccgcccccgccgccccccgctggccaggaggaggaagggctccCGCTGCCCATCGCACACATCAAGGAGGAGCCGCCCTCCCCGGGGACCCCACCCCAGCCGGCGCCGGCACCCCCCGTCTTCCTCAGCGCCTCCTGTTTTGACAGCCAAGACCACTCAGCCTTCGAGATGGAGGAAGAAGAGATTGACAGCAAGGCTCACCTGCGCGGATTGGGGGGCCTGGCCTCCTGA